From the Prochlorococcus sp. MIT 1223 genome, the window CTTATTTCCGATGAATTGCTGCAGGATGTTTTTAGTTCAAGGGTTTGCTTCACGAATTTGTTCACAGTTATGATTAATGATTGCAAGTAATAGTTGTGAATAACAACCCAAGAAGCGCATATTTGCATATTCCTTTTTGTCATAGACGTTGTTTCTATTGTGATTTTGCTGTTGTGCCTTTGGGGGATAAAGCTAATGGAGTGAATGGACCTGGGAGTAATTCAATTAAGACATATTTAGAACTCCTTCATAGAGAGATAGCTCTTATAAAAGAAGGCAGTCCTCTTTCTACTATTTATTTTGGAGGCGGGACACCTTCGTTATTGACTCCTGTTCAAATATCTTCTTTATTAAGGCATCTGCAACAGATATTTGGATTTCAAGATGGGGTGGAAATTACACTTGAGGTGGATCCGGCAAGTTTTGATAAAAACTCCTTAGAGGAATTCTTAGAAATTGGAATAAATAGATTGAGCCTTGGAGGACAAAGTTTTGATGATGATCTTCTATTACAAATTGGACGAAGACATAACCGTAAGCAATTAATTCAGTCTTGTGAATGGATTGATCAAATGTTCAGGATTGGCCAGCTACGAAGCTGGAGTCTTGATCTTATTCAAAATCTTCCAGGACATGATTTGCTTTTTTGGAAGTCTCAGTTACTTCAAGCCCTTGAGGTATCTGCCCCGCACCTATCAATTTATGATCTTTCAGTTGAACCTGGCACTGTTTTTTATCGAAAAAAACTTAAAGGTGAACTGAGTCTCCCTAATGAAGATACTTCTATTGGAATAGATAGATTAACCAAATCACTTCTTTCAGAAGTGGGCTACTCAAGATATGAGATTTCTAACTACGCATTACCTGGCCATGCCTCCCGTCACAATAGGGTCTATTGGAGTGGAGCGGGTTGGTGGGGATTTGGGATGGGAGCAACAAGTGCGCCTTGGGGTGCTCGTTTCTCTCGACCAAGGACTCGAGATGGATATGAAAAATGGCTTGAGAGCCAAGAAAAAAAGGGTTTAGAACCTTCTTTGGAGATGCCTAATGCTCGTCCAATAGACTTAGATGAGCAATTGATGGTTGGTTTACGTAGAAGAGAAGGTGTTAATTTATTTGAGATAGGAAGAAATTGGGGATGGAGTACAGATAAATGTGGAGAGTATTTAGATGCTTTGGACTTACGTTGGAAGAATTTTTATGAAAAAGGTTTAATAATAAAAAATGGCAATAGAACTCTATTAACTGATCCTGAAGGTATGGAGATTAGTAATCAAATTATTGTTGAAATGTTTTTGTGGTGGGATTCATTGCCTAATGACGCTCTACTTCCACCCATTTCTTAAGCTCTTGAATGAAAAGTTCTCTTCCTGATATTAAAGGTTTAGAAAAAGGGGGCTGTTTCAAAGAAAGCCCTAATAGGTCAGCTGTTACTCTCACTTGACCATCGCAATCTTCCCCTGCTCCAATTCCAATTATTGGAATTTTCAAGATATTTGTAATATGTCCAGTTACCTCGGAAGGTATATGCTCTAACACAATTGCAAAGCATCCAGCTTTTTCTAAATCAAGAGCTTCCGAAAGAATGTGTTCTTGGCTTATTTTGTCTTCTGCTTGTCGACGATATCCTAATTGATGCACTGATTGTGGAGTTAGTCCAAGATGTCCCATTACTGGTATACCAGCTCTAATAAGCCTCTTAATTACACTTAAAGTTTCCGGTTGCGCTCCTTCTACTTTTACAGCGCATGTAGACGAATTTTTCAGCAGACTTCCTGCTGCTGCAACTGCGTGCTCTTCGCCGCACTGATAACTAAGAAAAGGTAAATCACAAACTATTAATGGTTGTTTAGTGAGCGGTTTCTTGAACCCTCTTTCAACCGCCTGAGCAT encodes:
- the panB gene encoding 3-methyl-2-oxobutanoate hydroxymethyltransferase codes for the protein MIPNELIRFKQIGQKIIVLTAWDSISSGIVEEAGADIVLVGDSLAMVALGHATTLPVTLEQMLHHAQAVERGFKKPLTKQPLIVCDLPFLSYQCGEEHAVAAAGSLLKNSSTCAVKVEGAQPETLSVIKRLIRAGIPVMGHLGLTPQSVHQLGYRRQAEDKISQEHILSEALDLEKAGCFAIVLEHIPSEVTGHITNILKIPIIGIGAGEDCDGQVRVTADLLGLSLKQPPFSKPLISGRELFIQELKKWVEVERH
- the hemW gene encoding radical SAM family heme chaperone HemW; the protein is MNNNPRSAYLHIPFCHRRCFYCDFAVVPLGDKANGVNGPGSNSIKTYLELLHREIALIKEGSPLSTIYFGGGTPSLLTPVQISSLLRHLQQIFGFQDGVEITLEVDPASFDKNSLEEFLEIGINRLSLGGQSFDDDLLLQIGRRHNRKQLIQSCEWIDQMFRIGQLRSWSLDLIQNLPGHDLLFWKSQLLQALEVSAPHLSIYDLSVEPGTVFYRKKLKGELSLPNEDTSIGIDRLTKSLLSEVGYSRYEISNYALPGHASRHNRVYWSGAGWWGFGMGATSAPWGARFSRPRTRDGYEKWLESQEKKGLEPSLEMPNARPIDLDEQLMVGLRRREGVNLFEIGRNWGWSTDKCGEYLDALDLRWKNFYEKGLIIKNGNRTLLTDPEGMEISNQIIVEMFLWWDSLPNDALLPPIS